GGGCGAACGTAAATTCATTCAATCGGTACGGACCCGTGCCGGGCGAGCCGGTGGACCTTTGCGGGTCGGCATCGGTGACGATGCCGCCGTTTTACGGCCTAAGGGCAAATCAGAGATCGTCGTCACCACGGACTTTTCTCTGGAAAATACCCATTTCCGCCGTGACTGGCACCCGGCCAAAGCCGCGGGACACCGCTGCCTCGCGCGCGGTCTCAGCGACCTGGCCGCCATGGGCGCACGTCCCATGGGCGTCTTCCTCTCGCTTGCCTTACCCGTCGGCACCATGGACAAGGCCCCCGGCCGCAAGTGGGTCGACAACTTCCTCGAAGGCGTCCTGGAGCTTGCCAAGGCCAGCGGCGTGAAGCTGGGCGGAGGCGACACCGCCACGGCCCCCGGCAAAGAGATCCTCGCCGACATCGTCCTCCTCGGCTCCGTCCCCCGTGGAAAAGCCCTTCTCCGTTCCGGCGCGAAGGTCGGCGACGGCATCTACGTCACCGGAACCCTGGGCGCAGCCGCCGTCGAGCTCGAAGTTCTCTCCGACGACCCCAAGAAGTTCACCCGCGCCAAAGTCACCGACAAAGACGGTCATCCTCATCTCTTTCCCAAACCGCGCCTGAACGTCGGCCGCGCCCTGATTCGTCGCGCAGGGACCAGCAAGATCAACTCCGCCATCGATCTCAGCGACGGCCTCTCCACCGATCTCGCCCACCTCTGTGCCGAATCTGGCGTCGCCGCGATCATCGATGCCAAGTTGATTCCCCTCGGCGGTACCCTTCTGCACGCGCTCCACGGCGGCGAAGACTATGAACTCCTCTTCACCGGCAAGAAGGTTCCCAAACAGATTGCAGGCGTGAAGGTCACACGCATCGGCAAGATCCAGAAGGCCAAGAAGAACCAGCCTCCTGTGGTCATCCGCATGCCCGATGGCAGCGAGACTCCCCTGCTGGCCCGTGGTTGGGAGCACCAGATCTGAGCAGCTTCTCCCCCAGTTGGAAGGCGACCACCCTCTCCGGTCCGCCCATGATCGCTCCCGCGCGCCAGTTCACCTGGCCCGTCCCCGTCCCCGGCGAAGAAGACGCCCTGGCGCGCGGAGCCTTGTTCCTTAACGTTCAACCACGCGAGGGCGGCAGCTTTCTGGCCCTCTGCGCCCTCGGCTTTTCGACCGGCTCCGTCGCAACCGGCGTCTTCGCCATGCCGGAGCCGGATGAACTCTGCGCCGTAGCGGGCGGCTACGCCTACCTCGTCGACACCCTCCATCCCGACCAGATCGAACAGGTCCCCCTTCGCCCCGTAGTGCAGGTCTTGCCCGTACCCGAGAGCGACGCCGTCGTCTTCGTCGGCTTCCACTCTATCTATGTGCGAGGTGCAGGCGATGTACGCTGGCAGACGCCTCGCCTGAGCTGGGAAGGCATCATCCTCGGCCATGCGGAAAACGACATCCTCCACGGCACCGGCTGGGATATAAAGACGGACAAAGAGTTCCCCTTCACCGTAAATCTGCGCACACAGGCCTGCGAAGGCGGCGGCTTCCGAGGCTAATCAACCAACGCTGGAAGCTCCACCACCGGTTCCCCAATCGAGTAGAACGAGAGAGCCGCATCTCCCTGCAGCAGCGTGCGCGTCCGCGCCAAGCGTCCATATCGATCAGACAACGGCTGCTTCCGCGTATGCTCCGCAAGCACCAACACATCCTCCGCAAGCGAGGCCGCAAAACCTTCGCTCCCAAGCGTTGAAAGGGTCCGGGTATATTCTTCGGCCTCGTCGTACGGCGGGTCCAGAAAGACCACATCCAGCACATTGCCCTGCTTCACGATCCGCTTCAAGAGCGTGGCCGTGCCCGCTGGCTCCAGCGTGTAGCCAGAGCGAAGGTCGAGCGATTTAAGATTCGCGCGGATCGCCGTAAGCGCCTTCGCGTTCGTCTCCGAAAAGAAGACATGCTCCGCTCCCCGGCTGATCGCTTCGATCCCGACAGCGCCGGTACCTGCATAGAGATCGGCAAACCGTGTACCCGCGATTCGCAGGGCAAGGACGTTGAAGAGCGTCTCGCGCAGGCGGTCGCTGGTGGGACGCGTCGCCGTTCCCGGAGGTGCAACCAGGGGCCGCGATCGATATGTACCTGCTATCACCCGCACTCTCTGCATGATACAAGGCCGTCGCCTGCGCAATGAGCGTCCGGAAACGGGCATACAATCGAGGTATGCGCACGCCTTCCCTGCGGATTGGAGTTCTGTTCGGCGTCGAAATTCGCCTGCATGTGCTTTGGATCCTGTTCCTGTTTTTCAGCATGACCTACGCGGCCTTTACCGGCGCGACCGCCATTCGCGGCTTTGCCCTCTGGCTCCTGATGCTGGTCGCCGTGATGGTCCGCGAAGTGGCACGCTCCATCGCCTTCGCCGCCTCGGGAGCGAAGCTCTCTTCCCTGCTCATCCTTCCTGCGGGAGCGGTGCCTTCCTTTTCCAGTGGCTCAAAGAAGGAAGCACAGGAAAGCCACCTCGTGGCCCTCGCGGGTCCTCTGGCGAACTTCTTCGTCGGCATCACGCTTGCGCTTCTGCTCTACATGGCGACGAATCAGGTCAATCTCTTCGAGCGCCCGTGGGTTACGCCCGCTTATCTCCTGCGCTCACTCATCTGGACACAGGTCCTCCTCGGCGGCCTGCACCTCATCCCCGCCGCTCCGCTCGATGCCGGAGTCGCCCTTCGGCAGCGGTTTGCAAAGATCCGGGGCACTGTGCGCGGCGCGCGCGCCATGGCAGGCATCAGCCAGACCGTCTCCATGGCCCTCGTCATCGCCGGTATCTCCATGCAGAACGTCTGGTTAATGGTGATGGGTGCGTTCCTGATGGTGGGCGCGCAGATGGAAGCCGCCACCGCCGTCGGCGCTGAAACAGCGACCGGCGAAAGCGTCCTGATGCGCGACGTCATGCTCACCGACTTCACCACCATCTCCTCCGCCGACACATTGGAGATGGCCATGGACCGCAGCGTCCACTCCCTGCAGGACATCTTCCCCGTCGTGCGCGGCTCACTGCTTGTGGGAACCGTCTCGCGGCAGACCCTCTCCGACGCCCTCAGCCAGGGCAACGGTTACGTGCAGGGCGTCATGGCACGGACCTTTCCCGTAGCCGCCGCGGAAGACTCTCTCTCCGCCACGCTTGCGCGCATCGGCGGTGGCGGAACCCAGATGGTGCCCATCATCGAGCGCAACAGCGACAACGGCGCAGGCGACCGCGTCCTCGGCATTGTGACCCCGCAGAGTCTTTCGCTCGCGATGCATCTCCTGGGCCGGTCACGCCGCATCCTGGAACGGGCCTCGCGGACGGACCAGCGTGACCAGTAGCTTAGACGATGCCAAACCGCTGGCGCCGGGCCTCTACCTGGTCGCCACGCCCATCGGCAACCTCGAAGACATCACACTCCGCGCCCTGCGTGTGCTCAAGAGCGTGGACAAGATCGCCTGCGAAGACACCCGGCAGACCATCAAGCTGCTCAACCACTTCGGCATCAAGGCGCCGATGGTCAGCTACCACCTGCATAACGAACGCTCGCGCGCCGAAGAGCTCGTAGCCGAACTGAAATCCGGGGCCCGCATCGCCATCGTGAGCGACGCAGGCATGCCCGGCATCGCCGATCCCGGAGGCGAGATCGCCTCTGCCGCCATCGCCGCCGGTCTTCCCGTCTTTCCCGTACCCGGCGCAAACGCCGCCCTCAGCGCCCTGATCGCGAGCGGCCTGGGAACGGAGAGCTTCGCCTTCCGTGGATTTCTTCCCTCCAAGTCGGGCGAACGCAAGTCCCTGCTGGAGACGCTGCGCGGCGAGATGCTCTCCGCCTCCACCCCCGCGACGCAGATCTTCTACGAGACCCCGCACCGCATCGTCGACGCCCTCACCGACGTGGAAGCTGTCTTCGGCGCGGAGCACCGCATCGCCCTCGCCCGCGAACTCACCAAGCTGCACGAGGAGTTTCTCCGTGGCTCAGTCAGCGAAGTGCGGGCCGTCATCGCCAAACGCGACAGCCTGCGCGGCGAGATGGTGCTTCTCCTCTCAGGAGAGATTGCCGCTACCGCAGTGACCTCTGGAAGCGTCTATCAGGCAGTGCGCGCCTTGATGCAGGCCGAGGGTCTGGAAGAAAAGGATGCTCTGAAACGTGTCGCGAAAGAACGCGGCATCGGTAAAAGCGAAGCCTATCGCGAGTGGCAGCGTAGGCGATAACCCTGCAGTGAGGTAAGCATGAGCGAAAAAGCCCCCGTCAGTCTGGTCCCTCCCTTTACGCGCGAAACCGCCATCGCCAAGGTCCGCAAGGCGGAAGACGGCTGGAACTCCCGCGATCCCGAGCGCGTCTCTTTGGCCTACACGCCGGAGAGCGAGTGGCGCAACCGCAGCGAGTTTGTACACGGGCGTGCGGAGATCGTCGCCTTCCTCACACGCAAGTGGCAGCGCGAACTGGAGTATCGCCTGATCAAAGAACTCTGGGCCTTTGACGGAAACCGCATCGGCGTCCGCTTCGCCTACGAGTGGCACGACGACTCCGGCAACTGGTTCCGCTCGTACGGCAATGAAAACTGGCTCTTCGACGCCGAAGGCATCATGGAGCGGCGCTACGCCTGCATCAACGACCTCCCTATCCGCCCTGAAGACCGGCTCTTCTTCTGGCCGCAGGGACGGAGACCGGACGACCACCCCAGCCTGAGCGACCTCGGCCTCTAGGCGATGTCAAAAGGCGGAACTTTTCGCCAGGGGCCTGCGTAAGAATCTTCAAGCCGCCACGGAGGCGACCCGGATGATCACACTCACATTGATGCTCGCGCTGTACTTCCTTCCCACCATCGTGGCCTCGCACCGCGGCCACAACCTCGGCGGCATCCTGGTGTTGAACTTCTTTTTTGGATGGACAGGAATCGGCTGGATGGCGCTGCTGCTCTGGTCTCTGCTCGCGGACCCGCCACGGTGGTGCGTGGTGCCGTACGGCGGCACCTATATCCCCTACGGAGCCTATACGCCCTACTCGCCTTATGGGGTTTGGCGGAGGTACTAACTCTGGCACAGCCCGCTTGTATCTTTTTCATCCCGTAGCATTTACATTTTTGTCATTTCGTAGCATTGCTATACTTTGTCATTCCGTAGCGAAGCGGAGGAATCTGCTGTTTTCATCCCCTCATGCCGTTGGTATCGTGCTGCCATAAAACAAGTTCTGGTGAAGCCGACAGTAATAAGTCACTCAATTTATCTCGACGCATCGGTACATCCTGAGCGCCTCTTCCTCTCACCTGTAGGCGCTCAGGCTTCCGGCTATCAGTACGCGACGATCATTGCGGCGTTGCTTGTCAAACCCAGCCTACTTAGTCGCTACGAGGAACTGCGCCAGGTTCATGCGATGGGCACTGTCCGACGCGTTCAGCATTTGATAGCCAAAGGGTTTGGGCACGGACGCGTTCAAGATCCACGAAATCTTGCCGCTGAAGGCGACAGGCCCCGCAGTCGCGGTTGTGTAAACTGCGCATCCCGAAAGGTTGTTCGAGTTGTAGACTCCACCCGTGACGGTAACGCCCGGTGCCGCACCCTCGACTGTTAGGGAACAACCGTAAACATCGATGATCGTGTTGTTGACATAGCGGGCATGGTCACCGCCATTGCCGTCGATGCCGTTGTATAGCTTGCCATCGGTGCTGATACCCAGGTGCATCATGACGTTGTTTGCGGCATAGCCGTAGGACTGAACCTGGAACCCAAAGCCACGGCTGTTCGTGATGGTGTTGCTCAGAACCTGGTCGTATGCCGTCTCTGCTGAGATGTTGCCTTCGTTATCCGTGAGCGTGTTGCTTTGGATGATGTTGTATCCGCAGGAAGAAGCCAGACCATAGCAGCGTTCCTGAATCCCCATCGCGTTCGTGGTCTTGACCTGATTGCCCTTCACCAGCGCACCGTAGAGACCACGCAGTTGGATGCCGCCGATGTTGTAGTTCAACCCCGCAACCGAGTCCAGCCTGCCAATGTAGTTGTTCGTAATCTGCCAACCACGCAGGGCGAGCGATCCGGCCGAAGTGTTTGCGCGGACCAGGATGCCGCCGTCGAAGCCAAAGGGCATGGCTGCGGACGAGCCGGTATTGAAGATAATCAGCGCATTCAGCGTGTTGTACTGGTTGGTGCTTGTCCCCAAATTGTTCGCATAGTCCAGGACAAAGGCGACACCGGAGTTCGTGGTGCGCATGATCGCGAGGTTCTGCACAGTGACATAGGATTTGTTCGAGGCAACAATGCCGGTCTGATGACCGGTCCCAGAGACCTCGATGGTGTGCTTCGACGGGTTGGAACCGTCGGCAAGATGCACATAGAGCGTATCGGCGTCGGTGTAAAACGAACCCGGCTCATTGATTGCCGCTGTGAGATTGCCCTCTCGGATCAAAGGAACCGTCTGCGTGTAGAGCGCATCGACAAAGACTTTATAGCTGGGGATGGTGCGACGCACCTGGTAGGTGTCAGCCGAAATCAGTTTCCAGCCGGTGACAGGATCCGCCCCGTCGAGGATGGGCACCCTGCCACTGCCATAGGCGTCAATGAGGAATCTGCTCTTTGTAGAAGTCCCGGAACTGGGGACGATGAGCTCTTCATGCCAGACATCGCCACGCTTCAGGAGGATGGAATCGCCACCTTTGAGGCTCGTGAGAGTATTCGCTTTTGCAAGCGTCTTAAATGCTGCCGCCTGACTGAGGCCGCTATTGGTGTCACTGCCGGTTGACTGGGAGATGTAGTAGGTCGTCGCCGAAACGGGGATCGAAGCAATCATGAGCAGGAGTGCGGGCGCAAAATGGCGCCTAAAGTTGAACATGTGTCTCCCAATAGTCTTAGAAGTTACGCTCAGGCGTACAACGTTTATATCCCGCATGGCATCCCTATGCGGGACGAAGACGGACTTTTCACGAGAAATTCTTTTGGCCTAGAACTAATGGTGGGCGATCTGCCCACCCGAAGACCGCCTCTTCTTCTGACCCGGGGGGACCGGACGACCCATCCCGTCCTGAGCGACCTCGGTCTCTAGCGGAACTCTTCGCCAAAATGCCTGCGTAGAGAATTCAAGCCGCCACGGAGGCGACCCGGATGATCACACTCACGTTACTGCTCGCGCTGTACTTCCTTCCCACCATCGTGGCTTCGCACCGCGGCCATAACCTCGGCGGCATTCTGCTGCTGAACTTCTTCTTTGGATGGACGGGAATCGGATGGATGGCGCTGCTGCTCTGGGCTCTGCTCGCAGATCCGCCACGGTGGTGCGTGGTGCCATACGGAGGCACCTATATCCCCTGCGGAGCCTATACGCCTTACTCGCCTTATGGGCTTGGCGCAGGTACTAAGGCTGGGCGTCAGGCGGGCTTTTGTGGAGAACAAGGTGCAGGCTACTCAAAGTGCTGCGGAGGAACACGGAAAACCCCTTTGATCATATTGGGAGAA
This genomic stretch from Terriglobus saanensis SP1PR4 harbors:
- a CDS encoding superinfection immunity protein; this translates as MITLTLMLALYFLPTIVASHRGHNLGGILVLNFFFGWTGIGWMALLLWSLLADPPRWCVVPYGGTYIPYGAYTPYSPYGVWRRY
- a CDS encoding right-handed parallel beta-helix repeat-containing protein, with amino-acid sequence MFNFRRHFAPALLLMIASIPVSATTYYISQSTGSDTNSGLSQAAAFKTLAKANTLTSLKGGDSILLKRGDVWHEELIVPSSGTSTKSRFLIDAYGSGRVPILDGADPVTGWKLISADTYQVRRTIPSYKVFVDALYTQTVPLIREGNLTAAINEPGSFYTDADTLYVHLADGSNPSKHTIEVSGTGHQTGIVASNKSYVTVQNLAIMRTTNSGVAFVLDYANNLGTSTNQYNTLNALIIFNTGSSAAMPFGFDGGILVRANTSAGSLALRGWQITNNYIGRLDSVAGLNYNIGGIQLRGLYGALVKGNQVKTTNAMGIQERCYGLASSCGYNIIQSNTLTDNEGNISAETAYDQVLSNTITNSRGFGFQVQSYGYAANNVMMHLGISTDGKLYNGIDGNGGDHARYVNNTIIDVYGCSLTVEGAAPGVTVTGGVYNSNNLSGCAVYTTATAGPVAFSGKISWILNASVPKPFGYQMLNASDSAHRMNLAQFLVATK
- a CDS encoding superinfection immunity protein is translated as MITLTLLLALYFLPTIVASHRGHNLGGILLLNFFFGWTGIGWMALLLWALLADPPRWCVVPYGGTYIPCGAYTPYSPYGLGAGTKAGRQAGFCGEQGAGYSKCCGGTRKTPLIILGEITQI
- a CDS encoding CBS domain-containing protein — its product is MRTPSLRIGVLFGVEIRLHVLWILFLFFSMTYAAFTGATAIRGFALWLLMLVAVMVREVARSIAFAASGAKLSSLLILPAGAVPSFSSGSKKEAQESHLVALAGPLANFFVGITLALLLYMATNQVNLFERPWVTPAYLLRSLIWTQVLLGGLHLIPAAPLDAGVALRQRFAKIRGTVRGARAMAGISQTVSMALVIAGISMQNVWLMVMGAFLMVGAQMEAATAVGAETATGESVLMRDVMLTDFTTISSADTLEMAMDRSVHSLQDIFPVVRGSLLVGTVSRQTLSDALSQGNGYVQGVMARTFPVAAAEDSLSATLARIGGGGTQMVPIIERNSDNGAGDRVLGIVTPQSLSLAMHLLGRSRRILERASRTDQRDQ
- the rsmI gene encoding 16S rRNA (cytidine(1402)-2'-O)-methyltransferase gives rise to the protein MTSSLDDAKPLAPGLYLVATPIGNLEDITLRALRVLKSVDKIACEDTRQTIKLLNHFGIKAPMVSYHLHNERSRAEELVAELKSGARIAIVSDAGMPGIADPGGEIASAAIAAGLPVFPVPGANAALSALIASGLGTESFAFRGFLPSKSGERKSLLETLRGEMLSASTPATQIFYETPHRIVDALTDVEAVFGAEHRIALARELTKLHEEFLRGSVSEVRAVIAKRDSLRGEMVLLLSGEIAATAVTSGSVYQAVRALMQAEGLEEKDALKRVAKERGIGKSEAYREWQRRR
- the rsmD gene encoding 16S rRNA (guanine(966)-N(2))-methyltransferase RsmD; protein product: MIAGTYRSRPLVAPPGTATRPTSDRLRETLFNVLALRIAGTRFADLYAGTGAVGIEAISRGAEHVFFSETNAKALTAIRANLKSLDLRSGYTLEPAGTATLLKRIVKQGNVLDVVFLDPPYDEAEEYTRTLSTLGSEGFAASLAEDVLVLAEHTRKQPLSDRYGRLARTRTLLQGDAALSFYSIGEPVVELPALVD
- a CDS encoding DUF1348 family protein — protein: MSEKAPVSLVPPFTRETAIAKVRKAEDGWNSRDPERVSLAYTPESEWRNRSEFVHGRAEIVAFLTRKWQRELEYRLIKELWAFDGNRIGVRFAYEWHDDSGNWFRSYGNENWLFDAEGIMERRYACINDLPIRPEDRLFFWPQGRRPDDHPSLSDLGL
- the thiL gene encoding thiamine-phosphate kinase is translated as MAKRSIFGTKVSPEHGIWRYSYRVNKQHHQGERKFIQSVRTRAGRAGGPLRVGIGDDAAVLRPKGKSEIVVTTDFSLENTHFRRDWHPAKAAGHRCLARGLSDLAAMGARPMGVFLSLALPVGTMDKAPGRKWVDNFLEGVLELAKASGVKLGGGDTATAPGKEILADIVLLGSVPRGKALLRSGAKVGDGIYVTGTLGAAAVELEVLSDDPKKFTRAKVTDKDGHPHLFPKPRLNVGRALIRRAGTSKINSAIDLSDGLSTDLAHLCAESGVAAIIDAKLIPLGGTLLHALHGGEDYELLFTGKKVPKQIAGVKVTRIGKIQKAKKNQPPVVIRMPDGSETPLLARGWEHQI